The following coding sequences are from one Triticum dicoccoides isolate Atlit2015 ecotype Zavitan chromosome 4A, WEW_v2.0, whole genome shotgun sequence window:
- the LOC119287394 gene encoding putative glycine-rich cell wall structural protein 1, with product MATSTRLAALGFVVLVSIGFADAARMLASSSSASGGGGGGGGGGGANGGSGWGGGSGSGGGLGYSESGGDWGNKWNFAKGSGGGGGAGGGGGSKGGSGSGFGSGSGRGSGVSGSASAPSGNGYANADGNGGGGGSGGGANGSSGTGVGSGLGKGYGESGVTKAPTPVAGGDGTSYSDAGGSGNGGGGGNNGNGGGAGAGAGQAGSDATSGGFANAGGSGNGGGATGSVAEGPSVGVGSGAGSGAAQTGSTGSYGEGYATGMGGGMGGGTGESQNGGTGNGGGNGSGSGGGGYH from the coding sequence ATGGCTACTAGCACCAGGCTTGCAGCTCTTGGCTTTGTTGTCCTTGTGAGCATTGGGTTCGCCGATGCAGCAAGGATGCTAGCTAGCTCCTCCAgtgcttcaggtggtggtggaggaggtggtgggggaggtggtGCGAATGGTGGGAGTGGATGGGGTGGAGGGTCTGGATCGGGTGGAGGCTTAGGATATAGTGAAAGCGGTGGAGATTGGGGTAACAAGTGGAATTTCGCCAAGGggtctggaggaggaggaggagcaggcggtGGGGGAGGATCAAAGGGTGGATCCGGGTCTGGTTTCGGATCTGGTTCTGGTAGAGGGAGTGGTGTGAGTGGCTCTGCATCAGCCCCTAGCGGCAATGGATACGCCAATGCTGATGGTAATGGCGGGGGCGGGGGTAGTGGTGGGGGTGCAAATGGGTCTAGCGGAACTGGGGTTGGGTCTGGCCTTGGCAAGGGATATGGTGAGAGTGGTGTGACAAAGGCACCGACTCCTGTTGCCGGTGGTGATGGTACCAGCTACTCAGATGCTGGTGGTAGTGGTAACGGGGGTGGCGGCGGTAACAACGGAAATGGAGGTGGTGCCGGAGCTGGCGCTGGACAGGCCGGTAGCGACGCCACTTCTGGAGGCTTTGCAAATGCAGGAGGAAGCGGCAATGGTGGTGGCGCAACCGGAAGTGTCGCTGAAGGTCCAAGCGTTGGAGTTGGATCGGGTGCTGGGTCTGGCGCCGCTCAGACCGGTAGCACTGGCTCTTATGGCGAAGGCTATGCCACGGGAATGGGTGGTGGCATGGGTGGCGGCACCGGTGAGAGCCAGAATGGCGGAACTGGCAATGGTGGAGGCAATGGATCAGGATCTGGTGGTGGCGGATACCACTAA